A genomic segment from Spinacia oleracea cultivar Varoflay chromosome 3, BTI_SOV_V1, whole genome shotgun sequence encodes:
- the LOC130469679 gene encoding protein MAIN-LIKE 1-like gives MAPKKRPTSTSLSPPLPPAHKRLTKTNVEFDEDNVDDVNDVVVGSGVRHTRSRCVNASAQLNSSPPQSSHGSKVCHDYDVDSEGNEDEGSEGDEDEGSEGNEDEGSGGNEDEGSKGDEEPVIPPRVVVRDSNAPITIHRRKGKFIRNPEGSMSTTGRCRRDKGTRDTWLVTGLMGGGPSDGSVIPSYPAHVARSLWEATSDRGKLHCQSRVVVCKRLMKWYRGIKEDLRDKLGESSLSHLPFMMASHIDTPLISAFVERWQPDTNTFHLPFGEMTIMLHDVQAILEIPVEGSVVSCTYDDTRRSLMSLILELLQVSDEATLKAGKAPIWQRGCVKTSTIIGNLEGLARDPDCEMTGWLLTAIGCCLFTDKSRSRVRSQILRNLDHLDRVPSYSWGSACLAFLYRQLGMATRSESRGIGGYLTLLQAWIYEHFPCFRPRSVRKDIGHSDPRALRWVYAPESKDRTRLASFRARLDKLTPEQVLWTPFGANPAAPCPGTTYIGPICYRDIGEMYNPDRVTRQLGYVQRIPQEVIFFGKAYRPPNSRKYEVEFHDLTHIDKLWKRFAADGYAASLILASLTPVPDGVPYLCEDDYDTWFMGHSHPYICPAFAAFPPTVVVPGRSHTEYWIGRYNQVVHGLIEAHNDPHHPMVIAAQKLLDDWNFILHSQ, from the exons ATGGCTCCAAAGAAGAGACCTACATCGACGTCGTTGTCTCCTCCATTACCGCCGGCGCATAAg CGACTTACGAAGACCAACGTCGAATTTGATGAGGATAATGTGGATGATGTGAATGATGTCGTTGTTGGTTCTGGAGTGAGGCATACGAGAAGTCGGTGTGTAAATGCTTCg GCGCAGTTGAATAGCTCGCCACCTCAGTCTTCTCATGGGTCGAAGGTTTGCCATGACTATGACGTGGATTCTGAGGGCAATGAGGATGAGGGTTCTGAGGGCGATGAGGATGAGGGTTCTGAGGGCAATGAGGATGAGGGTTCTGGGGGCAATGAGGATGAGGGTTCTAAGGGCGATGAGGAGCCAGTCATTCCACCTCGCGTCGTGGTGCGCGACTCTAATGCTCCTATTACTATTCATCGACGTAAAGGGAAGTTTATTCGTAACCCTGAGGGGAGTATGAGTACCACCGGACGTTGTCGTAGAGATAAGGGGACTAGAGACACATGGTTAGTTACTGGCCTGATGGGCGGAGGTCCTTCAGACGGTAGCGTTATTCCTAGCTACCCGGCTCACGTTGCGAGGTCCTTATGGGAAGCCACGTCCGATCGAGGTAAATTGCATTGCCAGAGTAGAGTAGTGGTATGTAAGCGGCTAATGAAGTGGTATCGTGGAATAAAAGAAGATCTGCGAGATAAGCTAGGTGAAAGTTCGTTGAGTCATTTGCCATTTATGATGGCATCCCACATTGACACTCCTTTGATTTCAGCTTTCGTGGAGAGGTGGCAACCGGATACGAACACTTTTCACTTGCCATTTGGAGAGATGACGATCATGTTGCATGACGTTCAGGCGATACTTGAGATTCCTGTTGAGGGGAGTGTAGTGAGTTGTACCTACGACGACACGAGAAGATCTCTTATGAGCcttattcttgagttgcttCAGGTGAGCGATGAGGCGACCCTTAAAGCAGGGAAAGCGCCTATATGGCAGCGCGGTTGTGTGAAGACTTCTACTATTATTGGCAATTTGGAGGGATTGGCTAGGGACCCAGATTGTGAGATGACTGGTTGGCTATTGACTGCTATTGGATGTTGTTTGTTTACTGATAAGAGTAGAAGTCGGGTTCGCTCGCAGATCTTACGTAATCTAGATCATTTGGATCGTGTACCGAGCTACTCTTGGGGCTCAGCTTGCTTAGCCTTTCTTTATCGCCAGTTGGGTATGGCTACACGATCAGAGTCACGAGGTATTGGAGGTTATCTCACGCTTCTTCAGGCGTGGATATACGAGCATTTTCCATGCTTCCGACCACGATCGGTCAGGAAGGATATAGGACATAGTGATCCTCGTGCATTGAGATGGGTTTATGCTCCAGAGAGTAAGGATCGGACTAGGTTGGCATCGTTTCGTGCTCGATTAGACAAGCTCACACCAGAGCAG GTTTTGTGGACGCCATTTGGCGCCAACCCCGCCGCACCTTGTCCGGGGACTACTTATATTGGGCCCATATGTTATCGTGACATTGGCGAAATGTACAACCCTGATCGGGTTACTCGGCAATTGGGTTATGTGCAGCGTATTCCGCAGGAAGTCATTTTCTTTGGTAAAGCGTATCGGCCACCTAACTCGAGGAAGTATGAGGTGGAGTTTCATGACTTGACACATATAGACAAGTTGTGGAAACGTTTCGCAGCCGATGGTTATGCTGCCAGTTTGATTCTCGCGTCTCTGACTCCTGTTCCAGATGGTGTGCCTTACTTGTGTGAAGATGATTATGATACATGGTTTATGGGTCACTCTCATCCATACATTTGTCCTGCTTTTGCTGCATTTCCACCGACTGTAGTTGTACCTGGCCGCTCTCACACTGAATAC TGGATTGGGCGATATAACCAAGTCGTTCATGGACTTATTGAAGCTCATAATGATCCTCATCACCCGATGGTGATAGCCGCCCAGAAGTTATTGGATGATTGGAACTTTATTTTGCATTCCCAGTGA
- the LOC110798977 gene encoding uncharacterized protein, giving the protein MEEAPLPDYGGDGVDYSYLFATNEIFDGFENAANWEKQVAIGSGFILISSSYKTTQKDGRKYRYLKCDRGRRENNCRDLETAKRPNTKSKACGFRFMIKCEQQRVEENNWVIELLHDRGTHNHTLIVYPEGHRGVSGLSQGAKEVVREMNDAQAKPKNIMVAIKNKFPDEHPNMRHIYNFKEKMRREGSEGKNVVEQMLHLAREHDYINWVSCSDRTSNVINRAFLAHPAMVEVLRTYPLVIGLDSTYKTNRYGFPFLEIVGVTPTNQNFLIAYAFMKDETAASYRWVLKKLKLLLGEGVIPSAILTDKEGGLMRPVVEVFPNSRHLLCTWHINNDVEASVSFLCNKNKDVGRAFKNGVWKRIMEASTVEEYDRAVASMEDRYVRWQSVIDYVHNTWLTDHRQKFVLAWTNEVLHFGNITTCRVESQHSVVNSWLGSSQGSLDTVFRKVHASIIKQVTEIKNGLESSRRRHGVLFKSYLYQHLVGRVSHHALELILEEHTRMRQLSTEVFERCGCAKLSTHGLPCACNIYMEVQGGVGLYLDLVHRFWRTLEIGDGADIPEFVEESAQVVELFRSLVDDVLARDIAVVRDISRIVHDELHPENAGFEEPEPNLTRRGRPRKQRNSTTRNLSFVEHVRNMGPRRSCDQGSSSMSTQQTRSSLGSYMSIDLIPPGFKEWLPQFMLQYIRGYCDVIPDGNCGFRCAAEFFLGDQERYGEIRSTLVGEIGKLEQYRHVYHPDSIANVSWRINWRGGRCGEEHWMITDCDLWPLATHFNAVVVILSIGNRGGLFPNFTILPLENRYESTRPTKEIVLACVNTNQYILLDLTPDFPLPPIPPRWREFADYSVLEWESRYQTRRQACDRYSDEFNFRRGRS; this is encoded by the exons ATGGAGGAG GCCCCACTTCCGGATTATGGTGGCGACGGTGTTGATTATAGTTATCTATTTGCAACAAATGAAATATTCGATGGATTTGAAAACGCAGCGAATTGGGAAAAGCAAGTGGCTATCGGATCGGGGTTCATATTGATAAGTAGCTCGTACAAAACGACGCAAAAAGATGGTCGTAAGTACCGCTACTTGAAATGCGATCGGGGAAGGAGGGAAAACAATTGTAGGGATCTAGAGACCGCAAAACGACCAAACACAAAGAGTAAGGCATGTGGTTTTCGGTTTATGATTAAGTGTGAACAACAACGAGTAGAAGAAAATAATTGGGTTATTGAGTTGCTTCATGATCGTGGCACACATAATCACACATTGATTGTATATCCCGAGGGTCACCGTGGTGTTAGTGGTCTTAGTCAGGGTGCAAAGGAAGTTGTTCGCGAGATGAACGATGCACAAGCTAAGCCAAAAAATATTATGGTGGCCATTAAAAACAAGTTTCCAGATGAACATCCCAACATGAGGCACATTTACAACTTCAAAGAAAAGATGAGACGAGAAGGTTCAGAAGGAAAAAACGTTGTTGAGCAGATGTTGCATCTAGCCAGAGAGCACGACTACATAAACTGGGTCTCTTGCAGTGACCGTACGAGTAACGTCATAAACCGCGCATTCTTAGCTCACCCTGCAATGGTGGAGGTGTTACGCACATATCCACTGGTTATTGGTTTGGATTCGACGTACAAGACTAACAGATATGGATTTCCTTTCTTGGAGATTGTTGGTGTGACACCGACAAATCAGAATTTCCTAATCGCCTATGCATTTATGAAAGACGAGACTGCAGCGAGCTACCGTTGGGTGTTAAAGAAGTTGAAGCTGCTCCTCGGGGAGGGTGTCATTCCCTCGGCAATATTGACGGACAAAGAGGGTGGTCTAATGAGACCTGTTGTCGAGGTTTTTCCAAATTCCAGACATTTGCTATGTACTTGGCATATCAACAACGACGTGGAGGCCAGCGTATCATTTTTGTGCAACAAGAACAAGGACGTTGGTCGAGCGTTCAAGAACGGagtttggaaaagaatcatggaGGCGTCGACTGTGGAAGAATATGATCGTGCAGTTGCAAGCATGGAAGATCGCTATGTAAGATGGCAGAGCGTTATCGATTATGTGCACAACACATGGCTTACTGATCATAGGCAGAAGTTTGTTCTAGCTTGGACGAATGAGGTCCTTCACTTTGGCAACATAACCACTTGTAGGGTCGAGAGTCAACACTCTGTCGTAAATAGTTGGCTTGGAAGTTCGCAAGGGTCATTGGACACTGTTTTTAGAAAAGTGCATGCTTCTATCATTAAACAAGTTACAGAGATTAAAAATGGATTAGAGAGTTCAAGGCGGCGACATGGTGTGTTATTCAAGAGTTATCTATACCAACACCTTGTTGGTCGTGTGTCCCATCATGCTTTGGAGCTTATTTTGGAAGAACATACGAGGATGCGACAGTTAAGTACCGAAGTTTTTGAGAGGTGTGGTTGTGCTAAATTGTCCACTCATGGACTCCCATGTGCTTGCAACATATATATGGAGGTCCAAGGTGGAGTTGGTTTGTATCTTGACCTTGTCCATCGATTTTGGAGGACCTTGGAGATCGGAGATGGGGCGGACATTCCTGAGTTTGTGGAGGAGTCCGCACAAGTCGTTGAGCTATTCCGATCCCTTGTCGATGATGTGTTAGCTCGAGATATTGCAGTTGTGCGAGATATTTCGAGAATCGTTCACGATGAGTTGCATCCCGAGAATGCGGGTTTTGAGGAACCGGAACCCAACTTAACTAGGAGAGGGAGACCAAGGAAACAAAGAAACTCCACTACAAGGAATCTCAGTTTTGTCGAACATGTGCGTAATATGGGTCCTCGTCGGAGTTGTGATCAAGGGTCGTCGTCAATGAGCACCCAACAAACGAGGTCTTCATTAG gAAGCTATATGAGCATTGATCTAATCCCGCCTGGTTTCAAAGAGTGGTTACCTCAATTCATGTTGCAGTATATTAGAGGATACTGTGATGTAATCCCTGACGGGAACTGCGGATTCCGATGTGCCGCAGAGTTTTTCTTGGGTGATCAAGAACGATATGGTGAGATTCGATCAACGCTTGTTGGAGAGATCGGAAAGCTTGAACAATACCGCCATGTATACCATCCTGATTCTATTGCTAATGTCTCGTGGCGTATAAATTGGAGAGGTGGACGGTGTGGAGAGGAACATTGGATGATTACCGATTGTGACTTGTGGCCTCTTGCCACACACTTCAATGCGGTCGTTGTCATCTTGAGTATCGGTAATCGTGGTGGTTTATTTCCTAACTTCACTATTCTTCCATTGGAAAACAG GTATGAATCCACGAGGCCAACCAAAGAGATCGTCTTGGCATGTGTAAATACCAATCAATATATTCTTCTGGATTTGACTCCTGATTTTCCGTTACCACCCATACCACCGCGTTGGAGAGAATTCGCAGATTACAGCGTTCTTGAATGGGAATCAAGATATCAGACTAGGAGACAAGCTTGTGATCGATATTCAGATGAGTTTAATTTTAGGAGGGGTAGATCATAg
- the LOC110798974 gene encoding uncharacterized protein, whose product MKSKRQENKLMKMIRMPIRALAKARDFYVKSMNNYADKACYGGASTYADPLPRSFSTSSSIRSSNTSDDYKELVRAASTSTLGNRINLSSSSVLNNHANTSTKKEFKGVPRSASVGMAKIEEDKPIDFDVNNNNNNNNNNDAGVNIVKHKFGIFPRSRSYAVAATKRSSPAF is encoded by the coding sequence atgaagagcAAAAGACAAGAAAATAAGTTGATGAAAATGATAAGAATGCCTATAAGAGCGTTAGCAAAAGCAAGGGACTTTTACGTAAAGAGCATGAACAACTATGCAGATAAAGCATGTTATGGTGGAGCATCAACATACGCCGATCCGTTACCGAGAAGTTTCAGCACGAGTAGTTCGATTCGATCTAGCAATACAAGTGATGATTATAAAGAGCTGGTACGTGCTGCATCAACAAGTACGTTAGGGAATAGGATCAACCTAAGTTCATCCTCTGTTTTAAACAATCACGCTAATACAAGTACTAAAAAAGAATTCAAGGGTGTGCCAAGGAGTGCCAGTGTTGGTATGGCCAAAATTGAAGAAGATAAACCAATTGACTTTGatgttaataataataataataataataataataatgatgctGGTGTTAATATTGTCAAACACAAGTTTGGGATATTTCCTAGGAGTAGAAGTTATGCTGTTGCTGCTACTAAGAGATCTTCACCTGCATTTTGA
- the LOC110798976 gene encoding uncharacterized protein, with product MGKDGDEVDLDYYLGSSDGPGVVITPVRLRGTANYDEWAKAVRRSMISKFKFGFLDGSIKEPTTDTTKMKHWIAVNSMLVSWITYTIEENLRSTTEDFDIASELWDHLRKRYCIVSGTGVCHLKMALSDCKQSVNESVTDFFGRLSTVWKAYVQYAEIPRCTCAGCSCNIARQVGEIRDEEHLRYFLIGFENHYEAIRAQLLAQFPLPYVDEAYQTVINTENMRVKGGKGKESVMAFKVEAKSGTKYGEGVRSFANIVTERDIMRRHVTS from the coding sequence ATGGGCAAGGATGGAGATGAGGTTGACCTGGATTACTATCTTGGTTCAAGTGACGGACCTGGTGTGGTGATTACACCGGTCAGATTGCGCGGCACCGCTAATTACGATGAATGGGCAAAGGCCGTACGTCGGAGTATGATCTCAAAATTCAAGTTTGGTTTCCTTGATGGTTCAATTAAGGAACCTACGACTGATACAACAaagatgaaacattggattgcTGTGAACTCCATGTTAGTGTCGTGGATTACATATACGATAGAGGAGAATTTGCGATCTACGACGGAGGATTTCGATATTGCGAGTGAGTTATGGGATCATCTGCGGAAGCGGTATTGCATTGTAAGCGGCACAGGAGTGTGCCATCTGAAAATGGCCTTGAGTGACTGCAAACAGTCGGTGAACGAGTCTGTCACTGACTTCTTTGGTCGTTTATCAACAGTATGGAAGGCATATGTGCAGTATGCTGAGATTCCTCGGTGTACTTGTGCGGGATGTTCTTGCAATATTGCACGTCAGGTGGGCGAGATAAGGGATGAAGAACATTTGCGTTATTTTTTGATTGGCTTTGAGAATCACTATGAAGCCATCCGTGCTCAATTATTGGCACAATTTCCCTTGCCGTATGTGGATGAGGCATACCAAACAGTCATTAATACAGAAAACATGCGTGTGAAGGGAGGTAAAGGGAAGGAGTCTGTCATGGCATTTAAGGTGGAGGCCAAATCTGGTACGAAATACGGAGAGGGGGTGAGAAGTTTTGCCAACATTGTAACCGAGAGGGACATAATGAGGAGACATGTTACCAGTTGA